The sequence below is a genomic window from Actinomycetota bacterium.
ATGACCTCCGGCTTGGACACCTGAAGCTCGTATCCCTCGCGGCGCATCTGCTCGATCAGCACCGCCAGCTGCAGTTCGCCGCGACCCTGGACCTCCAGCGCGTCCGCCGACGGGGTGTCGAACAGCTGGATGGAGACGTTGCCGAGCGCCTCGCGCTCCAGGCGCCCCCGGACGTGTCGCGCGGTCAGGAACTTGCCCTCCCGGCCGGCCAGCGGCGAGGTGTTGACGCCGAACTGCATGGTGAGGCTCGGCTGGTCGATGCGAAGCGGCGGCAGCGGGCGCGGATCCGCCGGGTCGGCGATCGTGTCGCCGACGAGGATGTCCCCCAGACCGGCCACGGCGACGATGTCCCCCGCGTCGGCCTCCTCGCAGAGCTCCCAGCCCAGTCCGCGGGCGTCCATCAGCTTTGTCACGCGGGCCGGCGGGCCGACCGGCTCGCCCTCGCGCAGGACCACGACGTTTGACCCGGCCTTGATCGTCCCGTTGCGGATGCGGCCGATGGCCAGGCGTCCGACATAGGGGTCGGCCCCCAGGTTGTTGACGAGGACCTGCAGCGGGTGCCCTTCGGTGTACATGGGCGCCGGCGTCACCCGGAGCAGCGCGTCGAACAGGGGGCCGAGCCCGTCCTGCAGGTCGTCTGGAGTCGTCCCGGCGCGGCCCTCGCGCGAAATGGCGTACAGGACGGGGAACTCGATCTGCGACTCGTCGGCGTCCAGGTCCATGAACAGCTCGTAGACCTCGTCGAGGACCTCCTTCGGCCGCGCGTCCGGACGGTCCACCTTGTTCAGGCACAGGACGATCGGCAGCCGGCGCTCCAGCGCCTTGTGGAGTACGTAGCGCGTCTGGGGCAGTGGGCCCTCGGAGGCGTCCACGAGCAGCAGGGCGCCGTCCACGACGTGAAGGGCGCGCTCGACCTCTCCCCCGAAGTCGGCGTGGCCCGGCGTGTCGACGATGTTGATCTTCACGTCGCCGACGGTCACCGATGCGACCTTGGCCAGGATCGTGATGCCCTTCTCCTTTTCCAGGTCACCGGAGTCCATGACCCGGTCCACCAGTTCCTGGTGGGCGCGGAATGTCCCGGTCTGGCGCAGCATCGCGTCTACCAGCGTCGTCTTGCCGTGGTCGACGTGGGCGATGATCGCGATGTTGCGCAGGCTGGTGCGAACGGAGTCCATGTGCTCAGAGTGTGACACGGGACCGGGGGGCTCCCTGTCACACTGTGGCGATGGCCAAAGACGACAAGGCGCCGCGGCAGTCCGCCCTGGGGCGCGCGACCGATCGCGGCATGCACATCGTCGAAGACGTCATCTACACGCTGATAGGTGTCCTGCTGGCGGTGGGGGCCACCGTTCTGCTCGTCCAAGCCGCGACCGAACTGGTTGCCGGGACGATGGA
It includes:
- the typA gene encoding translational GTPase TypA, whose protein sequence is MDSVRTSLRNIAIIAHVDHGKTTLVDAMLRQTGTFRAHQELVDRVMDSGDLEKEKGITILAKVASVTVGDVKINIVDTPGHADFGGEVERALHVVDGALLLVDASEGPLPQTRYVLHKALERRLPIVLCLNKVDRPDARPKEVLDEVYELFMDLDADESQIEFPVLYAISREGRAGTTPDDLQDGLGPLFDALLRVTPAPMYTEGHPLQVLVNNLGADPYVGRLAIGRIRNGTIKAGSNVVVLREGEPVGPPARVTKLMDARGLGWELCEEADAGDIVAVAGLGDILVGDTIADPADPRPLPPLRIDQPSLTMQFGVNTSPLAGREGKFLTARHVRGRLEREALGNVSIQLFDTPSADALEVQGRGELQLAVLIEQMRREGYELQVSKPEVITKEVDGQLHEPYETVTIDVPEDFVGVVTEQLNIRKGRMKTLTNHQTGWARLEFKVPARGLLGFRSQLLTDTKGTAILHHVFAGYESWAGQIRHRMTGVLVADRSGATTSYALDQLQDRGEMFVGPGVEVYEGMIVGENSRADDLDVNICKEKQKTNIRAASSDEGIKLVPPLVMSLEQALEFVAGDELVELTPKSIRLRKRILDPNERRRQSRKDKQ